The following are from one region of the Micromonas commoda chromosome 12, complete sequence genome:
- the DPE2 gene encoding glycoside hydrolase family 77 protein (candidate 4-a-glucanotransferase with N-terminal CBM20 module) produces MSVIPKTTVGFRIKYWTEWGQNLVVCGNDPRLGSWDVRKGVFMRCQHLGEDQLLWTGSVTGHFVGSFDYRYAVVDRDMNVVRWDAIVRHAHFAPAMPEGRGGGSDDNSSEASGSAVGYGRDKVEIQDTWEFQSHPENLFARESFRDVALDDGSGKNVERALDALPEPSTHSRDFIHIRLEVRTLRLLPGQRLTATGDCAALGGWERDAAPVMNLDAVTRTWWLDFDVAPEDLPVRYKYALRGATRAADAMEKGVDRVVAPLGWIGESPSRIVARDGHFRYPGAWRGSGLAAPVFSLRSCDSVGAGDFVDLRTLVDVAHAGGMNVVQVLPVNDTTVHNMWWDSYPYSSVSVFALHPLYLRIQQVVSEAARIAGPEHTNRFASLQAEVNKAKAALDLKEVDYEATVKVKMSVARRCFEAVKTPFLNSTEFSEFLAENAAWLKPYAVFCALRDLFGTAQHWRWGSLGSDNSAGTVTRLSQPGSEVYNTVALHYFVQFHLDAQLRAAAAHAKRVGVILKGDLPIGVDKASVDTWMYPNLFRMHTSTGAPPDDFDPNGQNWGFPTYNWEEMSKDGYGWWRARMSHLERYFSAMRIDHVLGFFRIWELPAHTRVGRMGRFRPSVPIRRHELEQRGLWFVDRLCEPRVTSSILREIFGDRDGEVAGRFMEETGHDGHLPDGRAINTYRFKAEFSTEEGLLGSDAFKIRDGSPDWLVEETEAMRKGLLHLQHNVCLLRDPEDPDAFYPRIEMQKTSSFNELEGWSKDALNWLYDDYFGARQDTLWRENARRTLPALMTCTGQLVCGEDLGMVPPCVPPVLDELGILGLRIQRMPHDEGEFGRPNRYPYATVCSPSCHDTTTTRAWYEADRHRRARYAHQVLGMQGDGQLASCFPPPMAAIVRQHMASPSALAIFPAQDLLALESSYAQRPAEEETINDPTNNRHYWRFRLHVRLEDMLANSEWLADIREMVNESGRVDGKMTT; encoded by the exons CATCTCGGCGAGGATCAGCTCCTGTGGACCGGGAGCGTCACGGGCCACTTCGTCGGATCGTTCGATTACAGGTACGCGGTGGTGGACAGGGACATGAACGTGGTGCGATGGGACGCGATCGTCCGGCACGCGCACTTCGCCCCGGCGATGCCCGAGGGTAGGGGCGGGGGCAGCGACGATAACAGCAGCGAAGCCTCCGGGAGCGCGGTCGGATACGGGAGGGACAAGGTTGAGATCCAGGACACGTGGGAGTTTCAGTCGCATCCCGAGAACCTCTTCGCGCGAGAGTCCtttcgcgacgtcgcgctcgacgacggatcCGGTAAGAACGTTGAACGAGCGCTCGACGCGTTACCCGAACCCTCGACGCac TCGCGCGATTTCATCCACATCCGCCTCGAGGTGCGCACGCTGCGACTGCTGCCCGGCCAGCGgctcacggcgacgggcgactgcgccgcgctcggcgggtgGGAGAGGGATgccgcgccggtgatgaacctcgacgcggtgacgcgcacGTGGTGGCTGGACTTtgacgtcgcccccgaggatTTACCGGTGAGGTACAAGTACGCGctgcggggcgcgacgcgagcggcggatgcgatggagaagggcgtcgatcgcgtggTGGCGCCCCTGGGTTGGATAGGCGA GTCCCCGTCGCGTATCGTCGCCAGGGATGGGCACTTTCGCTATCCGGGCGCGTGGCGCGGGTCCGGGTTGGCGGCGCCCGTGTTTTCGCTTCGATCGTGCGACTCGGTTGGCGCCGGGGACTTTGTCGATCTCAGGACGCTCGTGGACGTGGCGCACGCGGGCGGGATGAACGTGGTCCAGGTGTTACCGGTGAACGACACGACGGTGCACAACATGTGGTGGGACTCGTACCCGTACTCGTCCGTGTCGGTCTTTGCGCTGCACCCGCTGTACCTGCGGATCCAGCAGGTTgtgtcggaggcggcgagaaTCGCCGGGCCCGAGCACACCAACAGGTTCGCGAGCCTGCAGGCCGAGGTCaacaaggccaaggcggcgctcgattTGAAGGAGGTTGACTACGAGGCGACGGTGAAGGTAAAGATGTCCGTCGCCAGGCGGTGCTTCGAGGCTGTCAAGACCCCTTTCCTCAACTCGACCGAGTTTAGCGAGTTTCTCGCCGAGAACGCCGCTTGGCTCAAACCCTACGCCGTGTTCTGCGCCCTGCGCGACCTCTTTGGCACTGCTCAGCATTGGAGGTGGGGCTCGCTCGGCTCGGACAACAGCGCGGGCACAGTGACGCGCCTGTCGCAGCCCGGCAGCGAGGTTTACAACACCGTCGCGTTGCACTACTTTGTCCAGTTCCACCTGGACGcgcagctccgcgcggcggctgcgcacGCCAAGCGCGTGGGCGTGATCCTCAAGGGCGACCTGCCCATCGGCGTGGACAAGGCGAGCGTGGACACCTGGATGTACCCCAACCTGTTCCGCATGCACACCAGCACGGGCGCCCCCCCGGACGATTTCGACCCGAACGGTCAGAACTGGGGCTTCCCCACGTACAACTGGGAGGAGATGAGCAAGGACGGGTACGGGtggtggcgcgcgaggatgtCGCACCTCGAGCGGTACTTCTCCGCGATGCGAATCGACCACGTCCTGGGATTCTTCCGCATCTGGGAGCTCCCGGCGCACACGCGCGTGGGGCGGATGGGTCGGTTCCGTCCCTCGGTGCCCATTCGGcgccacgagctcgagcagagGGGCTTGTGGTTCGTGGACCGCCTGTGCGAGCCGCgcgtgacgtcgtcgatTCTTCGGGAAATTttcggcgatcgcgacggcgaggtggccgGTCGGTTCATGGAGGAGACCGGGCACGACGGGCACCTACCCGACGGCCGCGCGATCAACACGTACAGGTTCAAGGCCGAGTTCAGCACGGAGGAGGGTTTGCTGGGCTCGGACGCGTTTAAGATTCGGGACGGCTCGCCAGATtggctcgtcgaggagacgGAGGCTATGCGAAAGGGTCTTCTCCACCTGCAGCACAACGTGTGTCTGCTGCGGGACCCCGAGGACCCAGACGCGTTCTACCCGCGCATAGAGATGCAGAAGACGTCCTCGTtcaacgagctcgagggctGGTCTAAGGATGCCCTCAACTGGCTCTACGACGACTATTTCGGCGCCAGGCAGGATACGCTCTGGAGGGAAAACGCGAGGCGCACGCTGCCCGCGCTGATGACGTGCACCGGTCAGCTCGTGTGCGGCGAGGACCTGGGCATGGTCCCACCGTGCGTCCCGCCCgtgctggacgagctcggcatcCTGGGCCTGCGCATCCAGCGCATGCCCCACGACGAGGGTGAGTTTGGCCGACCGAACAGGTACCCCTACGCAACCGTGTGCTCCCCGTCGTGTCACGACACCACCACCACGAGGGCGTGGTACGAAGCCGACCGACACAGGCGCGCGAGATACGCGCACCAGGTGCTCGGGATGCAGGGCgacgggcagctcgcgtcctGCTTCCCGCCGCCCATGGC AGCCATCGTCCGGCAGCACATGGCGTCTCCCAGCGCGCTGGCGATATTCCCCGCGCAGGACCTGTTGGCGCTCGAGTCATCCTATGCGCAGCGaccggcggaggaggagacaATCAACGACCCGACGAACAACAGGCACTACTGGAGGTTCAGGCTGCACGTGCGTCTGGAGGACATGCTCGCCAACTCGGAGTGGCTCGCGGACATCAGGGAGATGGTGAACGAGAGCGGGAGGGTGGATGGGAAGATGACGACCTGA
- a CDS encoding predicted protein: protein MNAAAIISRRVAFAAVANRPDGVNGAARVRGIPSTAVPTAWPGHGTGRAMRSHRGVALGRPTRGARLAVITDPKDTANSFDEQLMGEDEVFLPAREEYHHESPVVDANDGSTAGSAAQRQQSRATAAPSARGFSTSATAEFPPPPTTIEYEDLGPNVELARVVRTDSADATRADTRDVDSRLSVTREALPVLVGWFGCKRSHLRKYAKMYADIGYDNVVCVIPPTASTLFPALGDAFAASALESVVKAKARIAELNDEDAADVDDDSNTDDVSTSGVVLHIFSNGGYLFAGNIAHAQTGFVADTEMPLGDVSTALRRKLGFAPDPKLARDFTQNVVALVVDSAPGELEPGMVAASFEAVLEGKAAPEPEGGAAPSVTLQQTAAAMLAWPPIAKRLRYVDAAWGGFPAVTGNRWSGDARGKQGNAAEVAFASAERKLQRLRLANEDGARTKAKIARNLCDERPGGRGLLWCPAMFMYSRADPIIPCEQVEAFATARAMRLGRTASAATGGEGAGGGLVTMKAWDDAPHCEMGRVDPEGYQRALKEFLAPPELEECEASFSNNIIKPWNRD, encoded by the coding sequence atgaacgccgcggccatAATtagtcgtcgcgtcgcgttcgcggccgtcgccaaccgccccgacggcgtgaacggcgccgcgcgcgtccgcgggatCCCGTCAACGGCTGTCCCGACAGCCTGGCCCGGACACGGCACTGGGCGGGCGATGCgttcccaccgcggcgtcgcgctgggccgcccgacgcgaggcgcgagacTCGCGGTGATCACGGACCCCAAGGACACCGCCAACTCGTTCGACGAGCAGCTCATGGGCGAGGATGAGGTCTTCCTGCCCGCCAGGGAGGAGTACCACCACGAgtcccccgtcgtcgacgcgaacgacggttCGACGGCCGGGAGTGCCGCTCAACGGCAACAatcgcgcgccaccgccgctccgtcggcgcgcggattctccacctccgcgactGCGGAgttcccaccgccgccgacgacgatcgagTATGAGGATCTCGGACCgaacgtcgagctcgcgcgcgtcgtccggaccgacagcgccgacgcgacgcgcgcagaCACCCGCGATGTTGACTCGCGATTATccgtgacgcgcgaggcgctcccgGTGCTCGTGGGCTGGTTCGGGTGCAAGCGCTCGCACCTGCGCAAGTACGCCAAGATGTACGCGGATATCGGCTACGACAACGTGGTTTGCGTCATTCCGCCCACGGCGTCCACGCTCTtccccgccctcggcgacgccttcgcggcgtccgcgctcgagagcgtcgtcaaggccaaggctcGAATCGCCGAGCTaaacgacgaggacgccgccgacgtcgacgacgactccaACACGGACGACGTCTCCACATCTGGCGTGGTGCTCCACATCTTCAGCAACGGCGGGTATCTCTTCGCGGGTAacatcgcgcacgcgcagACGGGCTTCGTCGCCGACACCGAGATGCCCCTGGGCGACGTCTCCACGGCGCTGAGGCGCAAGCTGGGATTCGCCCCCGACCCGAAACTCGCCAGGGACTTCACCCAaaacgtcgtcgcgctcgtcgtcgataGCGCGCCCGGCGAACTGGAGCCCGGCatggtcgccgcgtccttcgaGGCTGTGCTGGAAGGTAaggccgcgcccgagccggaAGGTGGTGCCGCTCCCTCGGTGACGCTCCagcagacggcggcggctatgCTCGCGTGGCCGCCAATCGCCAAGAGGCTCCGatacgtcgacgccgcgtggggAGGTTTTCCAGCCGTGACGGGGAACAGgtggagcggcgacgcgcgtggtaAGCAGGGTAACGCGGCTGAGGTtgcgttcgcgagcgcggagcggAAGCTGCAGCGATTGAGATTGGCcaacgaggacggcgcgaggaCCAAGGCTAAGATTGCTCGGAACCTCTGCGACGAGCGCccgggcggccgcggcttGCTCTGGTGCCCGGCGATGTTCATGTACAGCAGGGCGGACCCCATCATCCCGTGCGAGCAggtcgaggcgttcgcgacggctcgCGCGATGAGGCTGGgacggacggcgtcggcagccaccggcggagaaggcgcggggggcggatTGGTGACGATGAAGGCttgggacgacgcgccgcacTGCGAGATGGGCCGGGTCGATCCGGAGGGGTACCAACGCGCGCTGAAAGagttcctcgcgccgcccgagctgGAGGAGTGCGAGGCGTCCTTCTCCAACAACATAATCAAACCCTGGAACAGGGACTGA
- a CDS encoding predicted protein, whose amino-acid sequence PQVSALPQTSNNGSPCDQPGLRRSSRCPAPLVRVHAPLRPRRGHHSDDQRQGWHGHRQALRRGHRRLPRGPRLPLRHVRQGQVRGRPQVLPRHLGIRVPAPVHLRPVRVPPQRQGPHRYAPHGHALPLALLLRRVRRPRVCANQALQVQVQGRQEVRLRQDSLHRDQEVHQDQEDQVRSPRGRVPKTKGLARRAVQGCSAKINLRHFFSLRIY is encoded by the exons CCGCAGGTCAGCGCACTTCCACAAACCTCCAACAATGGCAGCCCTTGCGATCAGCCAGGTCTCCGCCGGTCTTCTCGGTGCCCTGCACCTCTTGTTCGCGTTCACG CACCTCTCCGACCCCGACGGGGCCATCACTCAGATGACCAGCGCCAAGGGTGGCACGGCCATCGCCAAGCATTGCGTCGCGGTCATCGGCGTCTGCCACGCGGTCCTCGGCTTCCTCTACGCCATGTTCGCCAAGGTCAAGTCCGAGGGCGTCCGCAAGTGCTCCCTCGCCATCTGGGCATCCGTGTTCCTGCCCCTGTGCACCTACGCCCAGTACGCGTTCCCCCCCAACGGCAAGGCCCCCACCGGTATGCCCCCCATGGACATGCCCTTCCCCTTGCTCtacttcttcgccgcgtgcgtcgccctCGGGTTTGCGCCAATCAAGCCCTTCAAGTTCAAGTTCAAGGCCGGCAAGaagtccgcctccgccaagACTCCCTCCACCGCGACCAGGAAGTCCACCAGGACCAGGAAGACCAAGTAAGAagcccccgcggacgcgttccgAAAACGAAGGGGCTGGCGCGTCGAGCTGTACAGGGTTGCTCCGCGAAGATAAATTTACGTCATTTTTTCTCATTACGAATTTAC
- a CDS encoding predicted protein — translation MVGQRRIDAWWIALAFVALIGSSMCAALAIASSSLTPDSERLRSPRQYLSAALTTEPARSVGGLLLSTGAFAFLLAALARKLELDLRRVQLPRKEAPIGVAPTVCDDWIKTENLALCLHAVASVGALGASAVSFETHPRAHRASLAVFFVGGSMSAALHAIVDHGLGNTCSERVRRARAVFAGVALIFSSAFIVETPTFGSVASAQLAFEFAQLACVAALCAHYATWVRSFRSFTVVASAEDVRTGMSRDSSWAWGLRDDGAFNGGGESDDDDGEYSVAELGEAGNRSSGASLVSKISDMLGGSGRSSPKRERGDSQRGRVDPFTHTGANVVAPYSPARVSGLRSSPMTPGVPRVDSSDRIYRQLHEPFMRAHMEHQEQRQSNLGKKLPTFVP, via the coding sequence atggtCGGCCAGCGTCGCATCGACGCTTGGTGGATCGCTTTagcgttcgtcgcgctcatcggaTCATCGATGTGCGCCGCtctcgcgatcgcctcgtcgtcgctcacgccCGACTCGGAGCGCCTGCGAAGCCCGCGGCAATACCTGTCagcggcgctgacgacggaacccgcgaggagcgtcggcggcctACTCCTGTCGAccggcgccttcgccttcctcctcgcggcgctggcgcgcaagctcgagctcgacctgCGCCGCGTGCAGCTCCCGCGCAAGGAGGCCCCCATCGGCGTGGCGCCCACCGTGTGCGACGATTGGATCAAGACGGAGAACCTCGCGCTGTgcctccacgccgtcgcaTCCGTCGGGGCGCTGGGCGCGAGCGCAGTGAGCTTTGAGACGCatccccgcgcgcaccgcgcgtcaCTGGCCGTCTTCTTCGTCGGCGggtcgatgagcgcggcgttaCACGCGATCGTCGACCACGGCCTGGGCAACACGTGCTCGgaacgcgtgcgacgggcgagggccgtcttcgccggcgtcgcgttgATTTTCTCGTCGGCGTTCATCGTCGAAACTCCCACCTTCGGGTCagtcgcgtcggcgcagcTGGCGTTTGAGTTTGCGCAGctggcgtgcgtcgccgcgctctgcgCGCACTACGCGACGTGGGTGAGATCGTTCCGCTCGTTCACGGtggtggcgagcgccgaggacgtgcgcACGGGCATGTCGCGGGACTCGAGCTGGGCGTGGGGGCTGagagacgacggcgcgttcAATGGCGGgggcgagagcgacgacgacgacggggaatactccgtcgcggagctcggcgaggcgggcaACAGGAGCAGCGGCGCGTCGTTGGTGTCCAAGATATCGGACATgctcggcgggagcgggcggTCCAGCCCGAAGAGGGAGCGGGGTGACTCCCAACGCGGCCGAGTCGATCCGTTCACACACACTGGCGccaacgtcgtcgcgccgtaTTCGCCGGCGAGGGTGAGCGGTTTGAGGTCGAGCCCGATGACGCCGGGGGTGCCGCGGGTGGACAGCAGCGACAGGATCTACCGGCAGCTGCATGAGCCGTTCATGCGGGCGCACATGGAGCACCAGGAGCAGCGGCAAAGCAATCTGGGCAAGAAGCTACCAACTTTCGTGCCctga